Within the Falco rusticolus isolate bFalRus1 chromosome 17, bFalRus1.pri, whole genome shotgun sequence genome, the region AAACAAGTGTTTATAAGTGTGATGAGGGCATGAAGCTGAGGGGCAGGGGATTATCTACACGGGACCCCTGCAGAGCTCGTCCTGGTCCATGAGAGGTGCCCGGTAGTGCCAGACAGAGCACTGTGAGCCCCCCTGTGGACAGGGGTCAGGGGGGTGGCATttaaaggaggaaggggagccaggcagctgcaggatgaGCCCGTATCCCAACggctgtgccagtgctggggtCTCTCTGTCCATCTCTCCCTGCGCCATCAGGGGTGATGCCTCTCCTTTGGGTGCGTTTTGCCAGGCTTGTTTGAAAGCTGCCGTGCTCATGCACACCCAGTGCTTGAGCATTTCCCTGTGCATTCCCACTGCGTTTCCCGGTGGGTTGGGAGGTGCCTGGGAAGTGCCCAGTCCCAGCAAAGTGgcggtgcaggcagggcactgTGGGGCAGAAGCCTGCGGGGTTTGTGCTGAGCCCACACGTgtctggctgcccccagccctaCCCCCGGATCAGGACCAGGAGAGCAAACAGCCCTTCTCCCATCTCATTCCCAGGGGATGCCATGCGCCTGGGGTCAGCACCATCCGTGTGCTCCCCATGGACATGCAGCAacaggaaagccaggctgtATAAGGCAGGGAAGGACCAGCTTACCCAGATGTCTTTCCTGTCTATTTTTGCCTCTCTTCTGGCCAGCTTGTTCCAGTGGGAGTTAATTTAATTGCCATCTTCCTCCCTGCATCGCTGTGGTTGTGTGTGAGACCTCTTGTTGTGCAGGGTAATTATATGTGTGAAGTGGACACGGCAAAAACGAGCCTTGTCTCAGCCATCGGTGGACCAGCACGCTTGCCATCCGCACGGCCCGGTGCCGCTGCTTTCTCGCAGAGCTCGGGGTCTAAACAGACCATCCTTGTCCTCAGCCCCTTGGGAACAGGCACGGAGGGGCAAGGAACATGATGGAGGCAGCGCAGGGTGGCTAAGGCAGAAGCAGGGACCAGCTGGAGCTCTGCCCgtgcacacagcagctgccagcccttctCCCACTGCAGCACCTGATTTTCCAGCTCCTTTTACCAGTGTGAATTGCTCCCTGCAGAGGGGAGCACTGACCTGGGGGGTGAGAGCAGGGCAAGGGATCTGACGGTGATGGAACTGCTCTGGGGAACCCCAGACTTTGGTCTTGATTTGGCTTTTAAGCCCTGAGCGCACTCCAGGCATCTCATGGCAGAAGCCGGAGCAGCTCTCCGGCTGTGCTGATGCCCAGCGGCTCAGATCCCATCCCCGGGGACCACGCGGGAGCTTCACCCTTCATGCTCTGCACCAGGTGCCTCTGGCTCAGGGCTTCATCCAGAGCTCCTCAGCCATCGGGGTTTTCATGTCTGGCTTTGAAAGGCTTTAGATCAGGTGCTGACTAATCGCCGCAGGTCTGACTCAGGCTGGTCCAGGTTGGGACATGACAGAGGACATGGATGCAGCAACCTGTGGTTATTATTCACCTGTACACCACGCCTATGTGCAAACACCTATAGGTAGAtgacagcttgctttcttctcctctcttttttgcCCTGGGCTTTCCAGGGACATGGGAACgagttttctcctttctggGGCTCGTGTACTCCCATTCCGCTTGGCATTTGGAGGTAACATTGCTGTGCAAAAttcagccagagcagctggatTTCCCTTGGTTGAGCCTCAGTCGCCACACCGGGGAGAGCTGCAAGCAGGGCTCTGCATCGGGATGagttttccttcccagcaaACCCCGCCACAGGAGCTCCCATTCCCCCGGCTGGATCAGCATCCTGCGGAGGGCAGAGAGGTCCCgcggggaaactgaggcaggtgGATGAGCACGCTGGGCGGAGcggagcagggagctgagcaaGCATCGCTCCAGGCTTTTTGCAATGCCTTTGCAGCATGGCCAGGCTCCTGCCGACCCTGGGGTGTGGATGGGGCCCTCCGCCTCCCTTGTAGGGCCTCTTGTTTTAGTCCCTATAATTATCCGTGTGAGgtctgcctgccttcctccccgGCTCCTGCTTGTAGGACCTCTTGTTATATTGAGTATAATGAAGTGTCCAAGGgctctcttccccccacccGCCCTTGCCTGCCTGCGTGTAGGACCTCTTGTTATAGCCAGGGAAATTATGGGTCTTTGGTCTCCCTCCCTTTGCCCAAGCTATAATTTAGTTTTATATAAAGTGTGGTCCAACCCCTGTTGTGCAAGCGGTTGCTATTCCgagtgctggggagagggatggggCGGCGAGGAGGGGGCtcgtggggggtgggggcagtgCAGCATCGCACCgagcagcccccagcatcccaccaTGGGGAGGGGCGACAGCCCACAGCCCACAGCGCTGGCTCGGGGGGAGGTGGTTGTACCTTCTCCTCGCTGGGTTTCTGCAGGGGGTGTGTGGCGGTGGGGTTTATCCCCACAGGCATAACACATCTCTTGTTCTGGGTTTTGCTTGCCCAGGGGGTCCCGCAGGGGGATGCTCCTGTCCCAGGGCAAGCAGGAACACGAGGGGAGGTGGTAGCCGGCTTCCGCAAGGAAGACAGTGGCCCTTTCATGGGAAGGGGAGATGAAAAATCCAGCTTGAACTGCTGAGTGTAACCAGATCCCCTGGCTTTTTAGAGCAGGAATGTGGGACCTCGGGAAGGTTTTTGGGAGGGTACTGCTGAACCGCTGGCATTGCAGTGgggtgagcagctgcagagcgTTGCAGCCCCGATGCTGATCTCGAGCAGCCCCAGATCCCTCGCCAGTGCTCCAGCTCTTCCCCCCGCTGCgtgctcctggctgcaggagcaaCAGGCGCAGCTGGATTTGGCTCCTGCCTGAAATCAAAGTCCCAAAGCACCGACTGGTGCCATTGCAGCAGCTGCGGACACGCTGCAGTTGTGGTGGGTTTGGGTGGCTGGGGTCTCTGCCCACAGTGCCGTGCACCCTGGGGTGCTCAGCTCCGACCCCGTTTCTCTTGCAGAGGCAGGTGAGACCTCGCGCCCTTTGCCCAGGCAGACGCCAGCGTCACCGGCCACAGAGCCCCGGCTGCCCAGCCGCCCCGCTGCTGGCCCCGCCGCCCTGAAGAAGGAGAAACCCCTGGAAGATGATGAGTCCCAAAAAGTCCTGACGAAAGGCCCCCGGGCCGAGCTTGCAGGCGCTCCCGAAGCTGTGACATGTGAGTGTTTCTCCCCGTGAGGGTCTGACACCTCCAGGTGCCCGTGCTTTGGGCTGCTGCCATCTAATCAGTCAACAGGGCTCATTaaaaaggcaggcagctgtggtgggaagccatctcctccctgctctgctcttctccacATCAAAGCAAAAGGTTTTAGCTGATCGTGAGTCACTGGGAGCTGGGGAAAGTGAAGGGCGGCATCCAGCAGTGCCGTGATGCCTCTCGCTGCCCTCATCCTTGGGACCAGCCGGAGGCAGAGGCGGAGGAGGgtgggcagctggaggagctctGGGTCTTGTTGGGGTCCTGCTGGGATGCCATGGTGGGAAGAGGGACCGGACCCTGTGGGAAGTAGCTGGCTGCGGTATGGAGCATCCCCCAAAGCCACAGCGGGAGAGAGAAGAGCCCCCAGCCGAATGGGCTCGGTGGCTGCAGCCGCAGGAGGGGAGTGCAGCAGCCCTTTGCTGGAGCAAAGGGAGATGCCTCCTGCTGGGACAGCTCTTGCCTTGGCATATCCAGGGCAAGGGTGAGGCTGGTGCGAAGCCTGAACGAGCAGGGGacgggctgggctggctgcgCTGAGGATCTGGTTTGGCTGGAGGCAGTGGtggagccagcagcacctccccgttcctgctgctgcagacctgCCGGTCCCCCCGCCGTGAGAAATgccggggtgggggctggggtgccCTTGCTCCCTTTCCCATTGCAGGGGcgggagagcagagctggcagacGAAGGAGACCAGGGGCCAGGCTCTCCTGGAGTCACGCCGTCCATCCTTCCCTGGCCCCCAGCCTGGATCCGAGGGTTTCGCTCCCGGGCTGCCCCTTACGCACACAGCCGTTCCCCTTTTGTTGGATGCGAGCGTGCAGCTTTCCCTTCCAAGGGGTGTAAAGTGGATGGATGCATCCCAGCGGGGAGAGGGAGGGTGGGAACGAGGTTGCAAACTTCGAAGagcgggcaggcagggtgggaaggggaggggacGGCAGAATCCGGGCGCTCCTGACGGTGTACGTGGAGCGAGGAGAGCGCACGTTTCCTCGAGCAGAGCTCGAGCCCTTGCAAAAAGCatctgggagctgggctggctgcccaCAGACATTCTGCACCTCTGAGTCACgctgcagcctgctgcaccCTGCATGGCGCGGCCCCACGcagacccctccccagcccacccccctggggcagctgccccgTGGGCCCCGAGGCTGGAAGGAACGTGGCCACCGGCATCTGGGCTtgcctgggtgctgggtgctgggaacccccctccttcccctctcctccgTGGGAAATGAGGTTCAGCTCCCTGCGCAGCGTTGCCTTTGGCATCCTTCGCTTTGCAGCCTGCTCCTCAGTGCATCCCGCTGCGGCTGTTAGCGGGGGGTCACCATTGCTTGTGGGGGGCAAATTCCCCCCTTCAGCAGTACCTGGGGAGCACAGGTAGGCTCCCCCCATGGGAGGTGAAGAGGGTGATGGTGGCATTTTCATGCCAATCCGGTCAGGAGGAACTGGGCAGCAAGCGGCTGTGGGGTGTAGGGTTGTGTCCTTTGCCAGCGATGCCAGGATcagccccccaccccgaggCGCGGCGCTGCTGGTTAAAGCCTGCCATGGTTCTTAAATAAATCTGTCCTCTGGCAGTTTGGGGAGCAACCAAAGTGGGGATTGCGGGTTTGGGGCTCTGGGTGTTGAGTTTCAGGCCAGAGCAGCAGACTCCGCTCATGCAACCGCAGTGTTCCAGTTTGTCCAAGCCCTGTTAGCAGCTCGGGAAGATTGGGCAGAGCTGATGGCTGCGGGGGGGTCACAGCAGGGTGAGGACCGTTGCCGTCTGGGCATCAGTCCGCCGAGCCCCTGTGATGCTGCCGTGGGGGAACCTGAGCTGAGCCAGCACCGCAGCTGTGCGGGGGAGCATCGTCGCGGCTGTGAAACACAAAGTGAACATCCAGGAGGTTTTTCAGTCGTTGACAAGCCAAAGGCAGGCGCTTTCCCCCAGAGCCGTGGTGTCCCACCCCAGTGCTGGTGGATAGATGTGGTGGGGGCCATTGGGTGGGCTGGTGCCCCCTGCTCCCATCCCAGCACTTGTGTTACTATGGAGTGTTACACACTGCTCCCCCTAAGCCTTGGGTTCAAGATTTATCTTTTAGAAGAGCTTTGGGCCTCTGTGAGTTGAAAGCTCTCTTAAAAAATGGAAGCGATTTTTCCTGACTTAGAGAGGGGGATTACTGGCTGCCTTTCGCTGCCACTCGCTGGAGCCGGAGCGTGATTTTGATTTACAAACAGTTTAATCTGAGGAATGCAGTGAAATGGAGAATGCCAAAGCGAGCGCGTTGCATGCTGCTGCAAACCCTTGGAGAAAGCCAGAACTCGAAGCTGCAGGGTCAGACACGGCCAGCCAGGCTGCGGCGCGGGTCACTGGGCTCTGGGTAGCCCTGGGCACCATGGTCACCCTCCGGCTCAGTGCCACTTGGTGCCACCTCAGTGTGGCAGGTCCAGGGCACTGGAGAAGGGTGCATGGGAAGCCAACACcccaggagggtttttttggggagCCAAAACCAGGGGGGACACACATCCCATTTTATCCAAgacctgttttcctttcttctttctgcccttctcccacccctcctgcctccagcctgcccagctccagtTATTTTGAGTTCTCTTCCCAGCACGTATCAAAGATGCAACATCGCACCCAGTTGAACCTTCATTCCCAGCCTGAGCCCGGCTCAGtctggcagagctggatgcTGGATCCATGTGCTTGTGGTTTTTTAACCtccatctatttttttttcgCTGGCGAGGGCAGATGCAGGACAGGGGCCGTCTGTGCCCCCTCCACCCCGTGGGTCTGCCGTGCCCAGAGAAAGCAGCTCCTGTTCCCGGCGGCTGGAGGTGCCTTTGCCCTCGAGCCTCTCGCCTGAATCATCCCTTGTTTACCGCCGcgggaaaggaaaagcaaaatttggcCAAAGCACCATCGGGCGGGATTTTATTTGTGGCTTCAATCGCCGTTGCTgccggggggaggggaatgGATGCTCGAACCCCCTCCCTTGTGGTGGGTTCCCAGCCCTCTCCCCCAGCGCACGGACATGGGGAGAAGGACGGCAGCGTGGGGACGCGGTGCTGAGCAGGAGTGAGGGGCTGAGCCATGGCGCTGGCTCCGGGAGCATCCCGGCAgggcgcggggctgccggcCTCTCACACGGCTGCAGCGTGCGAGGGAGGCGCAGACAGAGCAGATAgttattttcctcctcctgcagagaAGTTCAGCCAGAGGCTGGGGAGGCCTTTAATTAAGTGGCCTGGGAAGATGAGCAGCCCAGCTCTTCGGTGGCGCTTCATCTTCTCTGGCTGTATGGAGAGCGAtggggacagccagcagctccGTCTGGCAGCACCGTGCCCGGGGCTCATGGGATGGTGGTTTGGCCATCCATGGGGTGACTTTTAGCTGGAAGCAGCCACAGGCTCTTCTCTTCCCCACTTGGCCCAAGGCGAGCGTGCCTCACCGTGCCTCTGCTCAGCCTCAGTGGCTGCATCCCttgtgcctgtgctggcagcagtgagaCCCCAGGAGACCTCCTTCTCCAGGTCCTCTACTGGGTTTTGGCAGCGTGTCCTTCACAACAttgtttcttgctcttttttcatCCCTTCCTCTCTCTGGAGCCTCCgtctccttccctccagccatCTCTTCTTCTCCATCCTCTTGGACCATGCATCCATTGGCATCACGTCTTCCCAGCCACGAGGCTGGGGATGCAGTTCCCATGCGGTGGCAGGGAACCTGGGATGTGTTTCTTCcccagcagagcactgcagggTGGGCTTGGGGGGATAACATGCTGTTCCTCCCCCCCAGGCCAGCCCCAGGTGcgagcagccccgcagccccccagcccctgcacccaCCTGCTGCAGAACGGTGCTGGGCGGGGGCCGGATCCAGGCGGTGCCAACGGGGAGGCGGGGAACGGGGTCttccgccccctccccagcacccagaaGCCTCACCGAAAGCTGCAGTCACACCACTCCATCAACAGCCAGAGCAGCAAGAAGAGCAAGGGCAGCTCCAAGTCGGCTTCTTCCCACATCCCTATCGAGGCACAAGAAGGTACGGGCTCTCCCTTTCTAGTCAttctcctccagccccacaccccTTGGGGTCTGTCATGTAGCATCCTTCCAGCCAGGAAGGGCCCCCCCCCTGGACCTGGGTGCCAGCTCTCCTCCGGCCCCACACCTTTTGGGGTCTGTCATGTAGCATCTTTCCAGCCCACCTGGACTCCCGGACCTGGGTACCAGCTGAGCTCCCCTCGTGGCGGCCTTCTGCAGGGGGGGTGCTGAGTGGGGTCATCTCATGTCCTCCAGAATGGGTCTCTCTTGGGGTCTGGGCATGTCTTGGGCAGCTGGGCATGGCCCTGGGTGTTGAGGGAGGCTGCTGGAGCCAtgcctggctcccagcccctcttCCCATCCCTTCCATTAATTCCTGAGGGAGAATTCCCACCTTTACGGGGCTGAGCATCCATCCGCCGGTTGCTGTCTCCCCCAGCCAGACGTATCCTTCCTGCCCACTCTCTGTTCCTCCACAGACTGTTGTGTCCACTGCatcctctcctgcctcttctgTGAGTTCCTGACCCTCTGCAACATCGTGCTGGACTGTGCCACCTGCGGCTCCTGCACCTCCGAGGActcctgcatctgctgctgctgctgcaactcGGGCGAGTGCGCGGACTGCGACCTGCCCTGCGACATGGACTGCGGCATCATCGATGCCTGCTGCGAGTCGGCCGACTGCCTGGAGATCTGCATGGAGTGCTGCGGgctctgcttctcctcctgAGGGGCCGCACTTGACGGGGGAGGGGACCAGGAGTGGGACCCCCCAGGCTCTCCCACAGTGGCCAAGGGTCCAGCTGGTCCCTGAGCTGGCGTGAAACACCGAACAATGGAGCCTGGCGAAGGAGAGCGATATCCCCCTTTGGAACCTCATCCTGGGAGCTGGTGAGCCAGGCTTGGgtcctgcctggggaggggtgAACCCGTAGGGCCACGGGGGCTCCGGGGGCAGCCAGCATCCCCTCACGCTCTACCTCTTCCCTGCACCGGGCCGGTTCGCTGAGGATCGCGGGAGCCTCCTGCCACCTGAGCCGAGAGCAGGAGCATCCCGCAGAGCCCCCAGGTGCCACCCCAGGGTCCCAGCTTTGGGGacagcctgtcctgctgccacCGTGCTGCCCCAGGACAGGGCTCCGGGTGCATCGCTCTGGTTTACGTGGGGTGGCACAGAGCATCACAGGACACCTCCAGGGCTGGGTGCAGCGCAGAGCCTTGCCCCCTGCCCGGAGCCCACCGGCCACCGGGAGATGCCAAAGCCTTCTGCCAGGCTGCGGAGCCCCGTGCTGTGGGATGCatcctgccagcccctgcccctcctcagTGCTGAGTTCGGCAGCCGAGTGCAATACACACAGCCTGCTCCCTTCCCAGTTTCACCAGCTGGGAAGAATCTTCTTCACCggtccctgcagcagggttGCGGCTGGGGGCCAGGGCAGCCGGGGTTCGGGGAGACCCCGGAGCTGTGCCAAGCTGTTACCCACCCCGGTGTGTCCCAGGGGAGTGGTGGGGCAGGGTTTGTTTGGTGCCAAATGACCCCCAGCAGTTGTTGGCCCcatcctgccagcccagggacagggctgggtgggggtggaaaaCACCCCCTCAAAGGGCTGGGGAGAAGTGGGGGGAAGTGtcatggtattttatttttttgtccttttcgTTTGTTAACTGTAAATAAAGgtctttcttcatttctgacCAATGGCTGCCCCATCATGTGCTCCGCAGGGCACTCCCAGGGGACAGCTGCTCACAGCCACACCGTGTCCCCCATCCCTGTACCTGCACCccatcctgctcccagctgcaggcacggggggggggggcagggctggcacagaggTTGCAACGCTCCTTTGGCCTTGGGGACATGGGACAGCTCAGTGGCAGCCCCAGGGTGCTCCTGCTTTGGTcctggtgctgggaggggaaaTGCAGGAGGATTCCTTGTCCTTTGCTCTGGGGAACAGGTCGAGGTTCTGGTGTGCCGCAGCCTGGcgccagctccctgccctgcacaaaccctggccctgctgccccacCATCCCCTGCTCCTCCGGGGGGTCTGCCCTGCAGCACGACCGAGCTGCTTCATCTGCTCCAGGGGCACAGCATCCCTAAAGGAGGAAGGAACTGATGCAGattcccagctgcagggctggggtgacCAGTGGCTGCCCAGGGTTGGTGTGAGGCAGTGGCAGCTGGCCACCCTTGGAATCTGGGTGGCCTTGGAGGCTGGCAACCCTTGGAATCTGGGTGGCCTGGGTGCTCCTGTTgccacctcccagccctgccatgggACCACCagccgtgccatgccatgcaGGTAAGGGACCATGGCTCCCCACCGGAGTCTCGCTGCCCCTCGGggggctcagccatcccagCAAGGCTTCTGCTGGGCTGAAGTTGAATGAGGAgggaaaaattacttaaaaatcGAGGCCAAATGGGTCAGTTGGTCACGGTGACACAGGCTGGTTTGGGATctgggctgcctgccctccagcgCAGCCGCTCAGCCATGAAACCTATTTTTAGTGGTGAGCTAAAGGCGGTGGGAGCCCAGTGCGGTGCAAGTGCATGGAGGGGAAGAGGATGGTGCAGGAAGCCTTCCTCCACCCCATGCACGGCAGGGAGGACTCAGGGTGGTGGATTGGGGCTTATAGCCCTCTGGCACGGCTGCCTGGGCTGAGTCCCAGAGCGGGGGGCCAGGGGGGTGGGATGCACATAGCTGCCCACCCCGGGATGGATGGGACTGGGGCCCCATCCGGCGCTTGCAGGGTCAGTGGGAGCTTTTCCATGGGCTCTGGCTGAGGCTCGGCTCCAAACAGTTTGCATCCTTGGCAAGGAGGGATGGACACGTTGgccttccccagcctggcctcaCTTGTGGTGCTAATTAGGGAGGtttggagctggcagggctgctctccccACCAGCCGCGAGCGCTGCTGGAGTTGATTAATGGAGAACAGATTCCCCCAGCACAGGAGGGCTGGGTGGGCTGGCCGTGCCATACGTGCTTGTGTCTCTAGGGCATAGGAAGGGGGTGTCACGCACCCAGCTGCACCCCCACCTGCTCCCTACCTTTGCTCCAGCATCCCATTTCCTTTTAACGCTGCTCCCAAGGGTCCAGGTCCCCTGTCCACCCACCGCAGCTTGAAACTCATGAGCAAGGCTGACTGGGGAcgtggggagcagagctgggctcttTCGTGCAGCGTGATGTACTGCTGGATGTATGTGATACTCACGCCTACGAATGTACTTTAATGATGGCTGCCTT harbors:
- the MDFI gene encoding myoD family inhibitor encodes the protein MSQPGSHRPSRPEPRRAEPAPPPEAGETSRPLPRQTPASPATEPRLPSRPAAGPAALKKEKPLEDDESQKVLTKGPRAELAGAPEAVTCQPQVRAAPQPPSPCTHLLQNGAGRGPDPGGANGEAGNGVFRPLPSTQKPHRKLQSHHSINSQSSKKSKGSSKSASSHIPIEAQEDCCVHCILSCLFCEFLTLCNIVLDCATCGSCTSEDSCICCCCCNSGECADCDLPCDMDCGIIDACCESADCLEICMECCGLCFSS